The following coding sequences are from one Hymenobacter sp. DG25A window:
- a CDS encoding protein-disulfide reductase DsbD family protein, with the protein MSVASRKLLLPLLLLALLVQSAVAQVLTPTKLSTTLSQPAAKVGEELDLIVNARMQDTWHLYATDFDPDLGPTVFAFTFAKSPAYALVGKPKSVGAKKKFDDVFKGDISYFEKTGQIRQRIRVLQPGPLTIKADVEYQTCTDVDGRCVPGEETLSFGPIEVSGTAAATPTAATPTATVNKAVGVPATTPPATATPAAAVAPTTAPDTISAATAAATPASPDTSARQASAAVTAGGTTATVAAAPAETAESGGLFSFALLAFFSGLAALLTPCVFPMIPMTVSYFTGGSDTRAQGILKALVYGLSIIVIYTILGVIVARLLGEDGPNFMATHWLPNLLFFAVFVVFGLSFLGLFEITLPHNLVNKADAQADKGGWLGVFFMAFTLVLVSFSCTGPIVATILGLAARGQTILPVIGMLGFSLAFALPFTLFAIFPSWLKSLPRSGGWLNTVKVVLGFVELMLALKFLSMADLAYHWNLLSRDLYLVLWIVLSALLGTYLLGKYKLSHDSDLTHLSVGRLLMAVLSFSFMVYLVPGLFGAPLPLLAGYLPPQTSRDFSLASAVVAPISATRNTLCEVPRHADFLELPHGLQGYFDLEQAKRCARAQNKPIFIDFTGHACVNCRKMEASVWSDPQVLRRLQEDFVVVALYVDDKTELPQNEWYTSKRDGKVKSTLGKQNADLQVTKYGVNAQPYYVLLNPNDPADKPLVTPVAYEASVTNFVKFLDAGLAQYRQQAQPVAAR; encoded by the coding sequence GTGGCACCTCTACGCCACCGACTTCGACCCCGACCTGGGCCCCACGGTATTCGCCTTCACGTTTGCCAAAAGCCCGGCGTACGCGCTGGTAGGCAAGCCAAAGTCCGTTGGCGCCAAAAAGAAGTTTGATGATGTCTTTAAAGGCGACATTTCCTACTTCGAGAAAACCGGGCAGATCCGGCAGCGCATCCGGGTACTGCAGCCGGGCCCGCTCACCATCAAAGCCGACGTGGAATACCAGACCTGCACCGATGTGGATGGCCGTTGCGTGCCCGGGGAGGAAACTCTCAGCTTTGGTCCCATTGAAGTAAGCGGCACCGCTGCCGCCACACCAACCGCGGCCACGCCGACAGCCACCGTTAACAAAGCCGTTGGGGTACCCGCCACAACGCCTCCGGCCACGGCGACACCTGCGGCAGCCGTTGCGCCAACCACTGCCCCTGACACCATCTCCGCAGCTACGGCTGCTGCCACCCCGGCATCGCCGGATACCAGTGCCCGGCAAGCGTCGGCGGCAGTAACGGCAGGCGGCACCACCGCCACGGTAGCCGCCGCTCCGGCCGAAACGGCTGAGTCAGGGGGCCTGTTCAGCTTTGCGCTGCTGGCTTTCTTCTCCGGCCTGGCGGCCCTGCTCACGCCGTGCGTGTTCCCCATGATTCCCATGACGGTATCGTACTTCACGGGCGGCAGCGACACCCGGGCGCAGGGCATTCTGAAGGCGCTGGTCTACGGCCTGTCTATCATTGTTATCTACACCATTCTGGGGGTGATTGTGGCCCGGCTGCTGGGCGAGGATGGCCCTAACTTCATGGCCACACACTGGCTGCCTAACCTGCTGTTCTTCGCCGTGTTTGTGGTGTTTGGCCTCTCGTTTCTGGGTTTGTTTGAAATCACGCTGCCCCATAACCTGGTGAATAAAGCCGATGCCCAAGCCGATAAGGGCGGCTGGCTGGGCGTATTCTTTATGGCCTTTACGCTGGTGCTGGTGTCCTTTTCCTGCACCGGCCCCATTGTGGCTACCATTCTGGGCCTGGCGGCTCGCGGGCAAACCATTCTGCCCGTTATTGGCATGCTGGGCTTCTCGCTGGCGTTTGCGCTGCCCTTCACGCTGTTTGCTATTTTCCCTTCCTGGCTGAAAAGCCTGCCCCGCTCCGGTGGTTGGCTGAACACCGTGAAAGTGGTGCTGGGCTTTGTGGAGCTGATGCTGGCCCTGAAATTCCTAAGCATGGCCGATCTGGCCTACCACTGGAACCTGCTCTCCCGCGACCTGTACCTGGTGCTCTGGATAGTGCTTTCTGCCCTGCTGGGCACGTACCTGCTGGGTAAGTACAAGCTCTCCCACGACAGCGACCTGACCCATTTGAGCGTTGGCCGCCTGCTGATGGCAGTGCTCTCCTTCAGCTTTATGGTGTACCTGGTTCCGGGTCTGTTCGGGGCGCCGCTGCCTCTGCTGGCCGGCTACCTGCCGCCCCAGACCAGCCGTGACTTTTCCCTGGCCTCCGCCGTGGTGGCTCCCATCAGCGCCACCCGCAACACCCTGTGTGAGGTCCCGCGCCATGCCGATTTTCTGGAGCTGCCACACGGCCTGCAGGGCTATTTCGATCTGGAGCAGGCCAAGCGTTGCGCCCGCGCCCAGAACAAGCCCATCTTCATTGATTTCACCGGCCACGCCTGCGTGAACTGCCGCAAGATGGAAGCCAGCGTCTGGAGCGACCCGCAGGTGCTGCGCCGCCTGCAGGAAGACTTTGTGGTAGTGGCCCTGTATGTGGATGATAAAACCGAGCTGCCGCAAAACGAGTGGTATACCTCCAAGCGTGATGGCAAAGTAAAATCCACGCTGGGCAAGCAGAACGCCGATTTGCAGGTAACCAAGTACGGCGTAAATGCCCAGCCCTACTATGTGCTCCTGAACCCCAACGACCCTGCCGACAAGCCCCTGGTAACGCCCGTAGCCTACGAGGCCAGCGTCACCAACTTTGTTAAGTTTCTGGATGCCGGGCTGGCCCAGTATCGGCAGCAGGCGCAGCCGGTAGCGGCCCGATAA
- a CDS encoding isoaspartyl peptidase/L-asparaginase family protein: MKKLLFLLSTVLLLSPATGQAQTAAPDPSRITLVIHGGAGTITKALMTPEKEKAYQQVLDQALHTGYAILKKGGTSLDAVEATVRVMEDSPLFNAGKGAVFTHEGRNEMDAAIMEGQTLKAGSVAGVTVIRNPITAARAVMEKSEHVMMVGPGAETFAKEKGLEIVPAQYFYTEARYQQLQKALQEEKAAGTPDQLNAPSKAAEAPKKVKMKMKAGKAQGSLPENNIFTEGKKYGTVGAVALDQFGNLAAATSTGGMTNKRYGRVGDAPIIGAGTYADNNSCAVSCTGWGEYFIRATVARDVAARVEYQQKPLAQAAQATIDKVGKMGGDGGLIALDRQGNVAMPFNSEGMYRGFIKADGKSQILIYKE, encoded by the coding sequence ATGAAAAAGCTATTGTTTTTGCTGAGCACTGTGTTGCTGCTGAGTCCGGCCACTGGTCAGGCGCAAACCGCCGCGCCCGACCCCAGTCGGATTACGCTGGTTATCCACGGCGGCGCCGGCACCATTACCAAGGCCCTGATGACGCCCGAAAAGGAAAAGGCCTACCAGCAGGTACTGGACCAGGCGTTGCATACTGGCTATGCTATTCTGAAAAAGGGTGGTACTTCCCTGGATGCGGTAGAAGCCACCGTGCGCGTAATGGAGGACTCCCCCTTATTTAATGCTGGCAAAGGCGCTGTATTCACGCATGAGGGCCGCAATGAGATGGACGCCGCCATTATGGAGGGCCAAACGCTGAAAGCGGGTTCTGTGGCGGGCGTCACGGTTATTCGTAACCCTATTACCGCGGCCCGGGCCGTGATGGAAAAGTCGGAGCACGTAATGATGGTAGGGCCCGGCGCTGAAACCTTTGCCAAGGAAAAAGGCCTGGAAATAGTGCCGGCCCAGTATTTCTATACCGAAGCCCGGTATCAGCAGCTACAAAAAGCCCTGCAGGAGGAAAAAGCCGCCGGCACGCCCGACCAACTGAATGCGCCTTCCAAAGCAGCGGAGGCACCCAAGAAAGTCAAGATGAAAATGAAGGCCGGTAAAGCCCAGGGCAGCCTGCCGGAGAACAATATCTTCACCGAAGGCAAAAAATACGGCACCGTGGGCGCCGTGGCGCTGGATCAGTTTGGCAACCTGGCCGCCGCCACCAGCACCGGCGGCATGACCAACAAGCGCTACGGCCGCGTGGGCGATGCGCCCATTATTGGCGCCGGCACATACGCCGATAATAACTCCTGCGCCGTGTCGTGCACGGGCTGGGGCGAGTACTTTATCCGGGCCACGGTAGCCCGGGACGTGGCCGCCCGGGTAGAATATCAGCAGAAGCCCCTGGCCCAGGCCGCACAGGCTACCATTGATAAAGTAGGCAAGATGGGTGGTGATGGTGGCCTGATAGCCTTGGACCGCCAAGGCAATGTGGCTATGCCCTTTAACTCAGAAGGCATGTACCGGGGCTTTATTAAAGCCGATGGAAAAAGCCAGATTCTGATTTATAAAGAATAG
- a CDS encoding Lrp/AsnC ligand binding domain-containing protein encodes MARNYELDETDRKILALLIDDAKMPYTEIARKVHVSGGTVHVRMSRMEELGIVKGATLNIDYAQLGYDINAFLGIYLNKSSVYNSVAEQLKAIPEILSIYYTTGNYSLFARIICRDTNHLREVLHDKIQLIDGIERTETLISLEETLNRPIQLV; translated from the coding sequence ATGGCGCGTAATTATGAACTTGATGAGACAGATCGAAAGATTCTGGCTCTGCTTATTGACGATGCGAAGATGCCATACACTGAAATTGCCCGGAAGGTGCATGTATCAGGCGGCACCGTGCACGTGCGCATGTCCCGTATGGAGGAATTGGGCATAGTGAAAGGGGCCACCCTGAACATTGACTATGCCCAGCTCGGCTATGATATCAATGCCTTCCTGGGCATCTATCTCAACAAAAGCTCCGTGTACAACAGTGTAGCCGAGCAGCTGAAAGCCATTCCCGAAATCCTGAGCATCTACTACACCACCGGTAACTACAGCTTGTTTGCCCGCATCATCTGCCGCGACACCAACCACCTGCGCGAAGTTCTGCACGATAAGATTCAGTTGATTGATGGCATTGAACGGACCGAAACGCTCATCTCCCTGGAAGAAACCCTGAACCGGCCTATCCAGTTGGTGTAA
- a CDS encoding T9SS type A sorting domain-containing protein: MNATSTSMLGRWLVVLVLILLGHTAASAQNIGDYRTINSNTEFSLTSGWQVYNGTTWVNNAAALDVTKTFYVRHPRVVTVDDNGLYARVILIRENNVSGTLALGAKFGAQLLEIDGANTEVQVNSLTAVLNEVQVRNNGTLRVTVKNSLGTLSAGTGGVIKVTGITANAADLTGPITINDGGELSMEAPGSRATAVTVKANGLLNIRRNATLRNILVENGGTLRRTKVGTTANTLTIANTAANPDLQLNGIYVDASDVTPLALGANATMAVGVTGHYQHKSNGGDVPTANWDPASTLEILGMTDAVSFGNNGQTFGNVTWNTATYGVGRVCTLNESGLMRIAGKLNVISTGAGKLDLLNTLAGNNVEFQVGSYEQSGGQVFISQSGTAVQKVKVLGNFLLNNSTFTMHNTSAVPSCVLTIEGNTALEGQANLLVTTIGNTPIRGELHLHGDLSLGASTQISETGSNGNGAINAQLYFDGGRQQNFSNASNGGMLLNRVHVTVVSGTTLNMGRAELRNDNAGRSNFTLQSGAGLIIGHGEGIRVTGQNGAIRTRGTRTFSPGGIYTYAGALGDMVTGDGLPGTLNTNGGLVINNANGNVTLSQTTYISGTLKLQQGLLRTGISNATLRLQATGTWSGASDQSYVSGPLQRATNLDNQYYTFPVGDGGGLQLAGVRPENATPTVFEMDTHRASAPSPTSFAANSGLVLVSSQQYWNLRRVSGTANAFVRLYYTVPYSGIAESPEAQKELRVAGFDGSFWQSYGQEGLPNTVERYLNSGLVLPVTASFTPITLGSGVVRNPLPIELISFKAKLLPNQNVQLTWQTAQERDCKQFEVQVSTDGRTFKSIGTYQARGAATSISNYAHIDKTAFLGAETTRYYRLEQVDNDGSVYYFPVVTVNGGGRNVQLTAWPVPATDQLTVSFRAGQPRTAIRILDAAGRICAEKMAATETNTTTAVPVSVASLQRGIYLVQITSANGLEQFRFVKE; this comes from the coding sequence ATGAATGCTACTTCTACTTCTATGTTGGGTCGTTGGCTGGTGGTGTTGGTTTTGATCCTTCTGGGGCATACCGCTGCCTCCGCCCAAAACATTGGCGACTACCGCACTATTAACAGTAACACAGAATTTAGCTTAACCAGCGGCTGGCAGGTGTACAATGGTACCACCTGGGTAAACAATGCTGCCGCCCTGGATGTGACCAAAACGTTTTACGTCCGTCATCCCCGGGTAGTAACCGTTGATGATAATGGCCTATACGCCAGAGTGATACTGATTCGGGAAAACAATGTATCTGGTACCCTAGCTCTGGGCGCAAAGTTTGGGGCGCAGCTACTGGAAATAGATGGGGCAAATACCGAAGTGCAGGTGAATAGCCTGACTGCCGTGCTGAATGAGGTACAGGTACGCAACAATGGAACGCTACGCGTAACCGTGAAGAATTCGTTAGGCACGCTAAGTGCCGGTACGGGCGGTGTTATAAAAGTAACCGGCATTACGGCCAACGCTGCCGACCTCACGGGCCCCATTACTATCAACGATGGGGGAGAACTTTCCATGGAAGCCCCCGGCAGTCGGGCTACGGCCGTAACCGTGAAAGCAAACGGCTTGTTGAACATCCGCCGCAATGCCACTTTAAGAAACATTCTGGTGGAGAATGGTGGCACACTCCGACGCACGAAAGTTGGTACCACAGCCAATACCTTAACTATTGCCAACACCGCCGCCAATCCGGATTTGCAGTTGAACGGTATTTACGTAGATGCCTCCGATGTTACTCCTCTTGCATTGGGTGCTAACGCCACTATGGCGGTAGGAGTCACCGGCCACTACCAGCACAAGAGTAACGGCGGCGACGTGCCTACTGCCAACTGGGACCCAGCCTCTACCCTGGAAATTCTGGGTATGACAGATGCGGTTTCATTTGGGAATAACGGGCAAACCTTTGGCAACGTGACCTGGAATACGGCCACCTATGGGGTAGGCCGGGTATGTACCCTAAACGAATCGGGCCTGATGCGGATTGCTGGTAAGCTTAACGTTATCAGCACAGGTGCTGGTAAGCTGGACTTGCTCAATACACTGGCTGGTAATAACGTAGAGTTTCAGGTGGGTAGCTACGAGCAAAGCGGTGGGCAGGTATTTATTTCCCAGTCGGGTACTGCGGTGCAAAAGGTAAAAGTGCTGGGTAACTTTCTCCTGAACAACAGCACCTTTACCATGCACAATACGTCAGCCGTACCCAGTTGCGTGTTGACCATTGAGGGCAACACCGCCTTAGAAGGACAAGCTAACCTGCTGGTAACCACTATTGGCAACACGCCCATCAGAGGCGAACTGCACCTGCACGGCGACTTGTCCTTAGGGGCCAGTACTCAGATTTCAGAAACGGGTTCTAACGGAAACGGTGCTATCAACGCACAACTGTACTTTGATGGTGGACGCCAGCAAAACTTCAGTAATGCCAGTAATGGCGGCATGTTGCTCAACCGCGTGCATGTAACAGTGGTATCAGGCACCACGCTGAATATGGGACGGGCCGAGCTACGCAACGATAATGCCGGCCGGTCAAACTTCACTCTCCAGAGTGGCGCCGGCCTGATCATAGGTCACGGCGAAGGAATTCGGGTAACGGGCCAGAACGGCGCTATTCGTACCCGTGGTACCCGTACCTTTTCACCCGGCGGCATATACACCTATGCCGGTGCCCTCGGTGACATGGTCACCGGTGATGGATTGCCCGGCACCCTAAATACAAATGGTGGCTTGGTCATTAATAACGCCAACGGCAACGTCACGCTGTCACAAACCACTTATATCAGCGGTACACTGAAACTCCAGCAGGGCTTGTTGCGCACGGGTATTAGTAATGCTACGCTGCGCCTGCAGGCTACCGGCACCTGGTCCGGTGCCAGCGACCAGAGCTATGTGAGCGGCCCCCTGCAACGCGCTACGAACCTGGATAACCAGTATTATACCTTCCCTGTGGGCGACGGAGGCGGCCTGCAGTTGGCAGGTGTACGGCCGGAAAACGCCACGCCAACCGTATTTGAGATGGATACGCATAGAGCTTCGGCCCCATCGCCTACGTCTTTTGCCGCCAATTCAGGACTGGTGCTAGTAAGTTCCCAGCAATACTGGAACCTGCGCCGGGTATCGGGCACCGCCAACGCGTTTGTGCGGCTTTACTACACAGTGCCCTACAGCGGTATTGCTGAGTCACCTGAAGCCCAAAAGGAGCTGCGCGTTGCCGGGTTCGACGGCTCCTTCTGGCAGAGCTACGGCCAGGAGGGCTTGCCCAATACCGTGGAGCGCTACCTCAACTCCGGTTTAGTGCTGCCCGTTACGGCTAGTTTTACGCCAATTACGCTTGGTAGTGGCGTAGTGCGCAATCCTTTGCCTATTGAGCTAATCAGCTTTAAGGCTAAGCTGCTGCCTAACCAGAATGTGCAATTAACGTGGCAAACCGCGCAGGAGCGCGACTGCAAACAATTTGAAGTGCAGGTGTCCACCGATGGCCGCACCTTCAAAAGCATTGGCACCTACCAGGCACGGGGCGCCGCCACTTCAATCAGCAACTATGCTCATATTGACAAAACCGCATTTCTGGGAGCGGAAACCACGCGCTACTACCGCTTGGAGCAGGTAGATAATGATGGCTCTGTTTATTACTTCCCGGTAGTGACGGTAAATGGCGGCGGTCGGAATGTGCAGCTAACTGCCTGGCCGGTACCCGCTACTGATCAGCTGACGGTTAGCTTCCGGGCAGGGCAGCCGCGCACGGCCATTCGCATTCTGGATGCCGCCGGCCGTATTTGTGCCGAGAAGATGGCTGCTACTGAAACCAATACTACTACTGCCGTGCCCGTGTCGGTTGCCAGCTTACAGCGCGGTATATACTTAGTGCAAATTACTAGTGCCAACGGACTAGAACAGTTCCGCTTTGTGAAAGAATAA
- a CDS encoding energy transducer TonB — MRVLITVLIIWLLPQWGYSQSMPAVYLNDHDEETIPDSATHYRIIERKTDAGYAMREYAMNGVLFLRGTFLSTEPPLRNGVFTWYHPNGSKASQVHFHDDEPEGVYVAWYDNGKVSERGQYEEGQRVGRWVTVHRNGQKRSEGRYLYGRPVGEWRYYYNTGQLSSIELLNRAKGPALIFFNPDGSPYVGKLQRHQKPEFPGGETALLDFLARNTNYPRDTRRKGISGKVYVSYTVDEEGHVGQVRVVRGLAPEADNEARRVVASLPQFRPGREYNVPTAVTYTVPISFAPNFNLFGGTRPPRILPTEAQAGFPGQHY, encoded by the coding sequence ATGAGAGTTTTAATTACGGTCTTAATCATCTGGCTGCTGCCGCAATGGGGTTACAGCCAGAGTATGCCGGCCGTTTATCTCAATGACCACGACGAGGAAACTATTCCCGATAGCGCCACCCACTACCGCATTATTGAACGAAAGACTGATGCAGGCTATGCCATGCGGGAATATGCCATGAATGGCGTACTGTTCCTGCGCGGTACCTTTCTCAGCACCGAGCCACCTCTGCGTAATGGCGTGTTCACCTGGTATCATCCCAATGGCTCCAAGGCCAGCCAAGTGCACTTCCATGATGATGAGCCCGAAGGCGTGTATGTAGCCTGGTATGACAATGGTAAAGTAAGTGAGCGGGGCCAGTACGAGGAAGGCCAGCGCGTAGGCCGCTGGGTAACCGTTCACCGGAACGGGCAGAAACGCTCCGAGGGTCGCTACCTCTACGGCCGGCCGGTGGGCGAATGGCGCTATTACTATAACACTGGGCAGCTAAGCTCCATTGAGCTGCTGAACCGGGCCAAGGGGCCCGCCCTCATCTTCTTTAACCCGGATGGCTCCCCTTATGTGGGCAAGCTGCAGCGCCATCAAAAACCCGAGTTCCCCGGTGGCGAAACCGCCCTGCTGGACTTCCTGGCCCGCAACACCAACTACCCCCGCGATACCCGCCGCAAAGGCATTTCCGGAAAGGTCTACGTTTCTTATACTGTAGATGAGGAAGGGCATGTAGGGCAGGTGCGCGTGGTGCGCGGCCTGGCTCCCGAAGCCGATAACGAGGCCCGGCGCGTAGTGGCCAGCCTGCCACAGTTCCGGCCCGGCCGCGAGTACAACGTGCCCACGGCCGTCACCTACACAGTGCCTATTTCCTTTGCGCCCAACTTCAACCTTTTTGGTGGCACCCGCCCACCCCGCATTCTGCCTACGGAGGCGCAGGCGGGTTTCCCAGGCCAGCATTACTAA
- the trxA gene encoding thioredoxin yields MGHKAIEITDANFDQIINSDKPVLVDFWAEWCGPCRMVGPVVEELAGEYEGKAVIGKVDVDANPQTSAKFGIRSIPTLLVFKNGQVVDKQVGAVPKHVLAQKLDAQVTA; encoded by the coding sequence ATGGGACATAAAGCCATCGAGATTACCGATGCCAACTTCGACCAGATCATCAACTCCGACAAACCCGTGCTCGTGGATTTCTGGGCCGAGTGGTGTGGCCCGTGCCGCATGGTGGGTCCGGTAGTAGAAGAGCTGGCTGGAGAGTACGAAGGCAAAGCCGTTATCGGCAAAGTAGACGTAGACGCTAACCCGCAGACCTCGGCTAAATTTGGTATCCGCAGCATTCCGACGCTGCTGGTGTTCAAAAACGGCCAGGTGGTAGATAAGCAAGTAGGTGCTGTACCAAAGCACGTATTGGCTCAGAAGCTGGATGCCCAGGTAACGGCGTAA